The proteins below are encoded in one region of Castor canadensis chromosome 6, mCasCan1.hap1v2, whole genome shotgun sequence:
- the Tppp gene encoding tubulin polymerization-promoting protein: protein MAESKAKPAKAANRTPPKSPGDPAKEKAAKRLSLESEGANEGAASAPELSALEEAFRRFAVHGDTRATGKEMHGKNWSKLCRDCHVIDGKNVTVTDVDIVFSKIKGKSCRTITFEQFQEALQELAKKRFKDKSDEDAVREVHRLIEGRSPVISGVTKAVSSPTVSRLTDTTKFTGSHKERFDPSGKGKGKAGRVDLVDESGYVPGYKHAGTYDQKVQGGK, encoded by the exons ATGGCTGAAAGCAAGGCCAAGCCTGCCAAAGCTGCCAACAGGACACCCCCCAAGTCCCCAGGGGACCCTGCAAAGGAGAAGGCAGCTAAGCGGCTGTCACTGGAGTCAGAGGGGGCTAATGAGGGGGCAGCCTCAGCCCCCGAGCTCAGCGCCCTGGAGGAAGCCTTTCGGCGGTTTGCAGTGCACGGGGACACCCGGGCGACCGGGAAGGAGATGCATGGCAAGAACTGGTCAAAGCTGTGTCGGGACTGCCATGTGATTGATGGGAAGAACGTGACCGTCACTGATGTGGACATTGTCTTCAGCAAGATCAA AGGGAAGTCCTGCCGGACCATCACATTCGAGCAATTCCAGGAGGCACTACAAGAACTGGCCAAGAAGCGGTTCAAGGACAAGAGCGATGAGGATGCTGTGCGTGAGGTTCACCGGCTCATTGAGGGCCGATCGCCTGTCATCTCAGGGGTCACG AAAGCCGTGTCTTCACCCACTGTGTCACGGCTCACAGACACGACCAAGTTCACGGGCTCCCACAAGGAGCGCTTCGACCCATCAGGCAAAGGCAAGGGCAAAGCTGGCCGCGTGGACCTGGTGGATGAGTCAGGCTATGTGCCTGGCTACAAGCATGCGGGCACCTATGATCAGAAGGTGCAGGGGGGCAAGTAG